One window of the Montipora foliosa isolate CH-2021 chromosome 4, ASM3666993v2, whole genome shotgun sequence genome contains the following:
- the LOC138001049 gene encoding carbohydrate sulfotransferase 11-like codes for MKISSSLSYLNSFPNRNELTLRDTPEALTKLFDLDFSNFIVLEKYKLVYCTVPKVACTVWKRILANLQGLHVTNGVHKNTRGRLNLLSNHTLENREKILKTYTKFMFVREPFERLLSAYRDCFHGEYKTKAPYWKDYRAFVKDVLATSSGGGYNDTLPGDVTFEQFATFLVLQWQEGALFQEHWREQYKLCHPCRVQFDFIGHYETLAQDAHLILRMTNLEKKVDFPDWNPTDTNSLMQEYYSTLSSLRLKQLQTIYKNDTKAFGYSYPRPLEMIIDKRIRENRLFPRRIQNKAPYWKEYREFVKDVLATSSGGGYNDTLPGDVTFEQFATFLVLQWQEGALFQVHWREQYKLCHPCRVQFDFIGHYETLAQDAHQILRMTNLEKKVDFPDWNPTDTNSLMQEYYSTLSSLRLKQLQTIYKNDTKAFGYSYPRPLEMIIDKRIRENS; via the exons ATGAAAATTTCATCTTCGTTAAG CTATTTGAATTCATTTCCAAATCGGAATGAATTGACTTTAAGAGACACACCAGAAGCCTTAACTAAACTTTTTG acctagatttttcaaactttatcGTTTTGGAAAAATACAAACTTGTGTACTGTACTGTTCCCAAAGTTGCGTGTACAGTTTGGAAGAGAATCCTTGCTAATCTTCAGGGCCTTCACGTGACAAATGGCGTCCACAAAAACACTCGGGGAAGACTTAACCTTCTCAGCAATCACACCTTAGAAAATCGAGAGAAAATTCTTAAGACCTACACAAAGTTCATGTTCGTGCGGGAACCTTTCGAACGCCTTCTTTCTGCGTACAGAGATTGTTTTCACGGcgaatacaaaacaaaagcaccTTACTGGAAAGATTATCGTGCGTTTGTGAAGGACGTTTTGGCTACAAGCAGTGGTGGTGGCTACAACGATACGTTGCCTGGTGACGTCACATTCGAACAATTCGCCACCTTCTTGGTTCTTCAATGGCAGGAAGGTGCTTTGTTTCAAGAGCACTGGCGTGAGCAGTATAAGCTTTGTCATCCATGTAGAGTACAATTTGATTTCATCGGCCATTACGAAACGCTTGCACAAGATGCACATCTGATTTTGAGAATGACTAATTTAGAAAAGAAAGTAGACTTTCCAGACTGGAATCCAACAGATACGAATTCATTAATGCAGGAATACTATTCTACTTTATCGTCTCTCAGGTTAAAACAACTgcaaactatttacaaaaacGATACTAAAGCTTTTGGTTACAGCTATCCAAGACCGCTCGAGATGATTATTGACAAACGTATTCGTGAAAAT AGATTGTTTCCAcggcgaattcaaaacaaagcacCTTACTGGAAAGAATATCGTGAGTTTGTGAAGGACGTTTTGGCTACAAGCAGTGGTGGTGGCTACAACGATACGTTGCCTGGTGACGTCACATTCGAACAATTCGCCACCTTCTTGGTTCTTCAATGGCAGGAAGGTGCTTTGTTTCAAGTGCACTGGCGTGAGCAGTATAAACTTTGTCATCCATGTAGAGTACAATTTGATTTCATCGGCCATTACGAAACGCTTGCGCAAGATGCACATCAGATTTTGAGAATGACTAATTTAGAAAAGAAAGTAGACTTTCCAGACTGGAATCCAACAGATACGAATTCATTAATGCAGGAATACTATTCTACTTTATCGTCTCTCAGGTTAAAACAACTgcaaactatttacaaaaacGATACTAAAGCTTTTGGTTACAGCTATCCAAGACCGCTCGAGATGATTATTGACAAACGTATTCGTGAAAATTCTTGA